From the genome of Setaria viridis chromosome 1, Setaria_viridis_v4.0, whole genome shotgun sequence:
atacttggaatCCATGAAAAAGGAActagagccttctaataaatagatttagctctaggaaaatgagaataaattctagaaaaagctggaaaattctcaaaAGAACCTAGTCGTTATCTAAACACATTTTAAAACATTTGCACTCAATAAACAtcaagatgcatcggcatgaatgcaacacacatagAGCAATACTaattaatttagaaaaacaaccaattgttttcctatactacatttcctatcaagaaaataaatgttggaaataaaatttaaaattaagagaaaaacattgtttaattattctttttaataacatcctaaaatccaaaaattttagGGTGTGACGCTAACAGAACCCTCTTTTAATTTGCTACATAAATGATGAAGAACTAAGGTATAATATAACAAGAAAACATGACGTGGTGATTATATCTACTAATTCTATAAAATGTAAAATTTTACAATAGAACTAAATCATGTAATCATAATCTTGCATGCACAGGATATTCTTAATGTATTGTATTCATCGGGAGCTCAATCTCCTATGACTTGGAATGACAACACTTTCCATGGTTGCGCTGTTGACCCTGGTATGCCCCATACAagtgcttgatatcttctaactTTCCTATTTTCATCCGCAGCTTTAAATACAACAAAGTAGTTGTTGCCCTTACCCGCAGGCTGCATGCTTACTGACATCACATCCACGAGTGTAAACTGGTCCTTATTGTAAACCAGTTTATGCATAAGCACTATAAACCTTCCAATTTGCCAGTACAAGGTTTCATGGGGGTTATTTACTTGTTGCCATCCTTGAGGCCCATTAGGGGGAACAGGCTGTGGTGGAGCTTGGTatgctggaggtggagggggattGGATGATGTTGGTGGTGGCAGTGATGGACCATTGCCTTGTGAACTTGGAGGAGTGGCAAGAGGACCcattggtggtggtgggggttgGAAGTTATCTTGATAGGGTGGAGGCATAGATGGGGGAGTAGAAAATTGTGGTGGGGGTGGTGGGTTATTAATTTGATAGGTTGGAGGAGTGGCAGGGGGACTAAAAGGTGCTGGAGGTGGTGGACTATTAACTTGATATATTGGAGGTGTGGCAGAGGTACTTGGAGCTAGTGGAGGTGGCGGATTGCCTACTTGGTAGGTTGGAGGTGTCATTGGGGTAGTAATAGATGGTGCAGGTGGTGGTGTGCTAGCTTGATAGGTTGGAGGTGTGGCCGGGGGACTTGAAGCTTGTGGAGGTGGAGAATTGTTTTCTTGATAGGTTGGAGGTATGGTAGAGGGAGCAGAAGTTGGTGGAGGTAGTGTACTAAATGGAGGTGTGACTGGCACATTAGAAACTGGTGAAGGTGGTGGACTATTGAATTGATAAGTTGGAGGTGTGGCAGGGGTAATAGAAGGAGGCAGATGAGGCGGGTTGTTGTCTTGATAGGTTGGAGGTATAGCTAAGGGACTAGAAGCTGATGGAGGAGGAGTAGATGGTGCTGGAGGTGGTGGACTATCAACTTGATAGGTTGGAGGTGTGGCTGAGGTAgtaggagttggtggaggtggcgggttGCTCACTTGGTAGGGTGAAGGTGTTACTGGGGCCGTAAATGGTGGTGTAGGTGGGGGTATGCTAGCTTGATTGGTTGGAGGCGTGGCTGAGGGACTAGAAGCTAGTGGAGGTGGAGGATTATTTTCTTGATAGGTTGGAGGTGTGGCAGGGGAAGTAGAAGTAGGCGGAGGCAGCGGATTTGATGGAGGTGTggttggtggaggtggtggactATTAACTTGCGAAGTTGGAGGTGTGATAGGAGTACTTGAAGGTGGTGTAAGAGGTGGGTTGTTATCTTGATAGCTTGGAGGTGCGGCCAAGGGACTTGAAGGTGTTGGAGGTTGTGGATCTTGATAGGTTGGAGGTGTTGAGGGGGTAGTAAAagatggtggaggaggtggtggtgtgcTATCTTGATAGGTTGGAGGCATGGTCAGGGGACTTGAAactggtggaggaggagaattGTTTGCTTGATAGATTGGAGGTGTGGCAGGGGGAGTAGAAGGTGGTGGAGGTAGTGGAATAGATGGAGGTGTAACGGGTGGATTAGAAGCTAGTGGAGGTGGTGGATTATTGACTTGATAAGTTGGAGGTGTGGAAGGGGTACTAGAAGTTGGTGGAAGAGGTGGGTTGTTGGCTTGATAGATTGGAGGTGTAGCTAAGGGAGTAGGAGATGATGGAGGGGGATTAGATGGTGCTGTAGGTTGTGGACTATCAACTTGATAGGTTGGAGGTGTAGCGGGAGAAGTAGAAGACGATGAAGGTGGAGGGTTGTTAGTCGGACTTGTTGGAGGTGCAACAGGGGGACTAAAAGGTGGTGGAGTATTACCTTGGTATGTTTGGGGATTGGCAGGTGGACTGAATGTTGATAGAGGTGGTGGGTTACTTTCTTGGTTGGTTTGTGGTGGAGGGTTTCCAGCTTGATAGATTGGTGGAACAACGGGCGGACTAGAAGGTGTTGTGGGTGGACTATTACCTTGGTATGTTGGAGGCGTGGCAGGGATACTAGATGGCGCCGAAGGTGGTGGGCTATTTACTTGATAGGTTGGAGGTGTGGTAGAGGGAGTTGATGGTGGTGGCGATGGTTGGCTATATGTTGGAGCTATAGTTGGGGGAGTAAACaatggtgatggtggtggttgTTCACCGCCATAGGTCGGTGTTGTGGATTGAGGGCTTGATGGAGTTGTTGGCGATGATGGATTGGTTGGTTGGTAGCTTGGAGGCATGGTTGGGGAGGGCGGTGGTGGTGATTGGCCATTACCTTGATCAGAGGGAGCCCCGGGTTGTGCTGGTGAGTCTTGTCCATCACCACACGCAATATTCTTTGGTGGCCCATGGCCATCGCCATGGGGGTCCGGACCAAGCCCTGGTTTTGGGCAGTGCGGATTCTTCACTGGTCCAACACCATTGTTGGACTTCTGCTCGCCATAACCTTTGGAGTCTGAGCCATGTCCCCTGTCTTGGGGCTTACCATCAACTTGAGCAACATGGACTATGAGGGCAAGGATGAGAAGTGGTAGGAGTACTGCACGCAGTCTCATGACGTGAGAACGCCAATGTAGACAGCAGCAAGAGAGGTTCTTGCCTGCTCAATGGCTTGTATTGCATGAGCAGGAGGTGGCCTCTATTTATAGTGCTCACACTCGTGCACAAGAGTGAATAGCCAGCCTGCGCTCCCATGCCGGACGCGCTACAGGCCTTGCGAGACCGAGTACACAGGTTATTGGCTAGTGTTTACACGGATCTGAGCTGCAGAAGCTTCCCCATCACCGACCTTGTTTTTATTAACCAATTTAGTGTCAGCTGCTGGAGCTTTCATCACAGAGATATAATTGTTTAAATGGAACAGACGCGCTTCGACACTATACTGCTGTGCTGTTTCCGTTGACATTATGCAGCGTGCACGGCTCTCCGCGCATGCAGAATCTTACGGACCTGAAGGATCGTGCCAGTCAATTGACAACTACTCCTGCACACGAGTTGACCCTGAAATTTAAACCTTGGAAGATCTATACACGGATTCCAAAAGAAGCATAAAATGACAGGTATTCAGATTAGTTGGCACTGCCCAAGATCTGCATTTAGTTGAAATAAATGGTAAACGAGTAcagggatccaaacaggagtTCTGAAGTACCGATAGTATCTGAATATCATTTTGTCGACCTTGTTAGATCAAAGCTGTGAGTGCAGTTTTGCTGCATAGATCAACACACCAAACTAGGAACCATGGCGCCATGTGCCATGTAATGTGCTGGAGCTTCGAGTCATGCATCATTCAGGTATGCTGATCTCAAAACCTGATGCTGCCGCGTCCGACAACAAAGGTTATATTAGTTACAGCTTGTATAGATGCTTGATGAGTAGATATGTGGTATATTTCTCTTCTGAGCAGCAAGCTGGTTCGAGCTCAGTGATGCACGTGCAGATCACTCTGCTGTCCTTATTACTTTGTTCACTTGGATTTGACAGGGGATGGCCAGATTATTAAAACTCGAGCAGCCTGTTCTGAATATCACCCGAGGTAGATTGATTTAGTTTTTAATATTTAAAATTTTAGCGTCACGGTGTTGGATTTGATCAACTCCTCGCTCTCCATCTCTATTCCATACTCGTGTTTAACCTGAACACGCTGCTAGTAACACATATACGCGAATTTGACAAGAAACATCAAACCTGGTAGATGTAGTAATTGATGGAATATTTTAAGCAGTGTCGTTTTTTTCTCATCAAATCCAATAACCTATGACGGACTCTCCAAGCACCAAGCGACACCTCAACGTGCCCGGCTTGCACAGCCTTATCAACCGGCTAATCTCAACATATAGCAAGTACTCCAGAGACTACTTTTTGTACAAAACCCGAAAGGTTATTTATTAGCCACGCCCACGCCCGAATAGAGCTTTCTTCATAGTTACTGGATTCATCGAATGGCAGATGAAAAGTTTATGAGCAAGAAGAAGATTGCAGGTACATGAGCGGCAAGTCCTTGATCTGACGAAGCAGCAGCCTGAATTCCACGGCAACAGCCTGAATTCCCCCAAAGTACAGTGTAGTTCGTCAGTGTGCTCTTGTTTATGAAGACTAATTGAGATACTCTAGCATGTATCGTACGTGCAGTTTCAGTTTATTATAGTATTCCTCAGATCAGTACATTGTCAGCAGCATTTTATTCATGGGAAGCCAGCATATTTGTGCAGAGTTCCTGGAGCTAACCATTTTCTTGCATATTGTTTTGTTTAGCAAATTTCTTTGCAAATGATGAGATGGGCTCAGGCTTCAATGACAACTATGGGACTTTACTAGTGCAAGTAGACATGACATGCTCCACGATTCGACCGATAGAGCTCCATGCACGTAGATAAATTAGTTTGTGTAGCCGGAAATTTGCTCAAACAATATTATATGGTTGGTTTAGCAGCCATTTGCTGGGCTCTATGGACTTCCAGAAATAAAACTTGCTTTGAGAAAAAACACATTAAATCTCCTACTGAGATTACATGTTTGGCTTCTTTCTTATCACATTAGGCAGGTCTGCAAAAtacagaagaaaagaagaatctGGAGGCAGGAGTGGATGCACTGAAGGAAGCGGCGCTCCACTTCCATTATCTGGAGGCCACGCCTGAATACAATGGGGTGGTGCTGATCCAGTAGATGAAGAACAGATTCCCCTATTGGAAGCTACATTCTACAACCAAGAAGTGGAAACCTGTTAAGCTTAGTGATGTTGGTATACTTAGGCTTCCTTTTGTTCCCGGTTTCAGATAAGTGTTGGATGGCAAAACCTGTAGCTTTTGGTGTCCAGGTGACAGGCTCTGGGTGCCGTGGTCTCCTGGTGTCACTTAACATGTCGCTTTTACTTTCTGAACTTTCGGTTGGTTGAACAAAACTTTGTAATTTCATTACTTCCGGGAGTAATGAAATTTGGGCAATGCCCTTAGTGGAAAAAATTAGTCAGCTCGCCGGTTCAGATTAGCAAATGAATCTCTATCGAAATGTACATTACTACATTAGTATGCCTTTGAGTCGGAAAGATATCTTGACAGGTTTCAGCTATACAATACGTGACCAACTGTTGTCTCCATTGGTGCTCACACTCAGAAATGTGCAACCGTAAGGGAATGCAACATGTTTTGCAGTGAAGTAGCCGTGATCAGGCTCCCTAAGCGACAGAAGCTAGGAGAATCTCGTTACCAGTTTACCACCCTTCTCCGTGAATGACAATTCCGGTGTATGCCGTCCAGATCGACTAGACAGGACGCTTGTTTTTTCACCGATAAGGCCAAATGTTTTTACATACTTCACTACTACAAACCCCGTGACTGACATGGCAGAGTGGTTTAGGGTTCCGATGGGCTGCCGCCCGAGGAGGCTGACCACAGCTGGAAGAGGGTTTGCCCGTCACTGCTGGGGAAAGCATCTTTAGTACTGGATTctaaacccccctttagtatcagTTGTACAACTAGTATTGCTACTTCAGTGCTAAAGGGgcagcctttagtaccgggtcaaataactaagggggcctttagtaccggttgtttataccaatCGGTACTACATTGGCTACCACATCGCGCGTGGCCGAGGCCAAtttagttcggtactaaaggtcttttttctttttgtttcttttctcattttcttttctatttctttattctatattagtatttcgtatttgtttcctttacgtatactagttctaatatgctaatatatataaagttgtatttatctataatattacatttgatataatattatatatatatacatcttcTGCATTGACATTTATGAATACTATTACATTCCATCAACACttcaacatttggatcaactattttgAACCCGAATCCtaacggtgatgcagatttgatccatcattatgaaactccctcgctggatttactacctcgtccagaagaaatccactaagttgttcttgaattgccctgattttttccatctcgaggagtgcttccttcatgtctctcatctgtgtcataggcaaaggttattatatagtagatcaatgggtctgcacaattagaactaatttattgttaagaaatttgcaTACGTACTCTGAATTTGTGGTcagttatacgcttgggacctacaaacccatggatgaactcacatacgtagtatccgcataaattattccccggattctatctcaaatactatatatatatagcaaaaaaaattataaaatatttgttgtgttcaaggaagtatcacgagatgtggaaattcaacacataccgggaattcaggcttaaaatcaagttcctccttgaattcacctacGTGATGTCGAGGGAAGCGAGCCCATCCTTGAATTCTAAGTAGTAGCAATTCACAATTTCTAAGTAGCAATAAAAGAATTATACTAAGTAGCAACAAAAGTAATTATTCTAAGTAGCattaaaaagaattattctaagtagTAGGCCGTTTTCAATTTCTAGTATTCCACTAATAAAATAATGCATGGCAATAATGTACATTAATGTCCTAGCACTATTTataaattttctaattttcataACACAATTTCTATATTCACCAA
Proteins encoded in this window:
- the LOC140221361 gene encoding uncharacterized protein, whose protein sequence is MRLRAVLLPLLILALIVHVAQVDGKPQDRGHGSDSKGYGEQKSNNGVGPVKNPHCPKPGLGPDPHGDGHGPPKNIACGDGQDSPAQPGAPSDQGNGQSPPPPSPTMPPSYQPTNPSSPTTPSSPQSTTPTYGGEQPPPSPLFTPPTIAPTYSQPSPPPSTPSTTPPTYQVNSPPPSAPSSIPATPPTYQGNSPPTTPSSPPVVPPIYQAGNPPPQTNQESNPPPLSTFSPPANPQTYQGNTPPPFSPPVAPPTSPTNNPPPSSSSTSPATPPTYQVDSPQPTAPSNPPPSSPTPLATPPIYQANNPPLPPTSSTPSTPPTYQVNNPPPPLASNPPVTPPSIPLPPPPSTPPATPPIYQANNSPPPPVSSPLTMPPTYQDSTPPPPPPSFTTPSTPPTYQDPQPPTPSSPLAAPPSYQDNNPPLTPPSSTPITPPTSQVNSPPPPPTTPPSNPLPPPTSTSPATPPTYQENNPPPPLASSPSATPPTNQASIPPPTPPFTAPVTPSPYQVSNPPPPPTPTTSATPPTYQVDSPPPPAPSTPPPSASSPLAIPPTYQDNNPPHLPPSITPATPPTYQFNSPPPSPVSNVPVTPPFSTLPPPTSAPSTIPPTYQENNSPPPQASSPPATPPTYQASTPPPAPSITTPMTPPTYQVGNPPPPLAPSTSATPPIYQVNSPPPPAPFSPPATPPTYQINNPPPPPQFSTPPSMPPPYQDNFQPPPPPMGPLATPPSSQGNGPSLPPPTSSNPPPPPAYQAPPQPVPPNGPQGWQQVNNPHETLYWQIGRFIVLMHKLVYNKDQFTLVDVMSVSMQPAGKGNNYFVVFKAADENRKVRRYQALVWGIPGSTAQPWKVLSFQVIGD